Proteins found in one Micropterus dolomieu isolate WLL.071019.BEF.003 ecotype Adirondacks linkage group LG12, ASM2129224v1, whole genome shotgun sequence genomic segment:
- the LOC123980603 gene encoding ankyrin repeat domain-containing protein 1-like isoform X1 has translation MGLHSVEELVSGKRSDGREADDFQGGVYEAAVNQEKQDDRRSHRELAGGGLSEESDSGSEQEEVSVAALNTDKSGRLKLETVDDLFNILQLKKRRRERKTPIHKKQQPEPETVPETVDEQLFLTAAMENKGPVVEKYLSDGGNPDAADHFQRTALHKAAFKGHVEVMKRLLEAGAAIDKKDKLEATAVHWACRGGNLPALQLLLDQGAKFTYRDKLHSTPLHVAVRTGHCECAEHLIHCGADVNAKDRDGDTPMHDAVRINRFKMIKLLMMYGASLNTKNCDGKTPMETLYSWQNGAKSLLCNFSHEKSNQ, from the exons ATGGGACTGCACAGTGTTGAGGAACTG GTCTCCGGTAAGAGGTCAGATGGCAGAGAGGCGGACGACTTCCAAGGTGGCGTGTATGAGGCGGCTGTCAATCAAGAGAAGCAGGATGACCGCAGGTCCCACAGGGAGCTGGCGGGCGGAGGTCTGTCAGAGGAGAGCGACAGTGGCAGCGAACAGGAGGAAGTCAGCGTGGCGGCTCTCAAT ACGGATAAAAGCGGCAGGCTGAAGTTGGAGACGGTGGACGACCTGTTCAACATCCTGCAGctaaagaagaggagaagagagaggaagactcCCATCCACAAGAAACAACAGCCCGAGCCTGAGACTGTG CCAGAGACTGTGGATGAGCAGCTGTTTCTGACAGCTGCCATGGAGAACAAAGGGCCTGTGGTGGAGAAGTACCTGAGTGATGGAGGAAACCCCGATGCAGCTGACCAC TTCCAGAGAACAGCTCTGCACAAAGCCGCATTCAAAGGACACGTGGAAGTCATGAAAAGACTCCTGGAGGCCGGAGCTGCCATCgacaaaaaagacaaa CTGGAGGCCACTGCGGTCCACTGGGCCTGCAGAGGAGGCAACCTGCCAGCCCTGCAGCTCCTCCTCGACCAGGGAGCCAAGTTCACCTACAGAGACAAG ttGCACAGCACTCCTCTCCATGTCGCTGTGAGGACGGGACACTGTGAGTGTGCAGAGCATCTCATTCACTGTGGAGCAGACGTCAACGCCAAAGACAGA gatggagacacacccaTGCACGATGCTGTGAGGATAAACAGATTCAAGATGATCAAGCTGTTGATGATGTACGGGGCCAGTCTCAACACTAAGAACTGT GATGGAAAAACTCCAATGGAGACGCTGTATTCGTGGCAGAACGGAGCCAAGAGCCTCCTGTGCAACTTCAGCCATGAGAAGTCCAACCAGTAG
- the LOC123980603 gene encoding ankyrin repeat domain-containing protein 1-like isoform X2, which translates to MGLHSVEELVSGKRSDGREADDFQGGVYEAAVNQEKQDDRRSHRELAGGGLSEESDSGSEQEEVSVAALNTDKSGRLKLETVDDLFNILQLKKRRRERKTPIHKKQQPEPETPETVDEQLFLTAAMENKGPVVEKYLSDGGNPDAADHFQRTALHKAAFKGHVEVMKRLLEAGAAIDKKDKLEATAVHWACRGGNLPALQLLLDQGAKFTYRDKLHSTPLHVAVRTGHCECAEHLIHCGADVNAKDRDGDTPMHDAVRINRFKMIKLLMMYGASLNTKNCDGKTPMETLYSWQNGAKSLLCNFSHEKSNQ; encoded by the exons ATGGGACTGCACAGTGTTGAGGAACTG GTCTCCGGTAAGAGGTCAGATGGCAGAGAGGCGGACGACTTCCAAGGTGGCGTGTATGAGGCGGCTGTCAATCAAGAGAAGCAGGATGACCGCAGGTCCCACAGGGAGCTGGCGGGCGGAGGTCTGTCAGAGGAGAGCGACAGTGGCAGCGAACAGGAGGAAGTCAGCGTGGCGGCTCTCAAT ACGGATAAAAGCGGCAGGCTGAAGTTGGAGACGGTGGACGACCTGTTCAACATCCTGCAGctaaagaagaggagaagagagaggaagactcCCATCCACAAGAAACAACAGCCCGAGCCTGAGACT CCAGAGACTGTGGATGAGCAGCTGTTTCTGACAGCTGCCATGGAGAACAAAGGGCCTGTGGTGGAGAAGTACCTGAGTGATGGAGGAAACCCCGATGCAGCTGACCAC TTCCAGAGAACAGCTCTGCACAAAGCCGCATTCAAAGGACACGTGGAAGTCATGAAAAGACTCCTGGAGGCCGGAGCTGCCATCgacaaaaaagacaaa CTGGAGGCCACTGCGGTCCACTGGGCCTGCAGAGGAGGCAACCTGCCAGCCCTGCAGCTCCTCCTCGACCAGGGAGCCAAGTTCACCTACAGAGACAAG ttGCACAGCACTCCTCTCCATGTCGCTGTGAGGACGGGACACTGTGAGTGTGCAGAGCATCTCATTCACTGTGGAGCAGACGTCAACGCCAAAGACAGA gatggagacacacccaTGCACGATGCTGTGAGGATAAACAGATTCAAGATGATCAAGCTGTTGATGATGTACGGGGCCAGTCTCAACACTAAGAACTGT GATGGAAAAACTCCAATGGAGACGCTGTATTCGTGGCAGAACGGAGCCAAGAGCCTCCTGTGCAACTTCAGCCATGAGAAGTCCAACCAGTAG